The region tttacatgttatggtacgaaattagtactcaggacCCAGTTTAATATGGtttcaaacaaatgcaaaatcctttaaaaacaaacgTTCACACTAAAGCGCTGTGAACTTTATAACACTTCAGTGGTGACACCCAGTGGTTACTGGGGAAACCCCACAGATCCTCTGAGAAAGTTTCTGTCCCCTGCCACAATAGAGAGtaagttctttttttctgctgtgctcAAAATATGCATTAATGATACTTTATTTTTAGCACAAACAAATCATGTCTACAACAGACTTAATGCTCCACAtctctatatgcaaataaaaattTATTGGGCGAGTAAGCTAAGCAGTTAGTCTCCATGTTCTGCAGGCTTTGCTGTCTTACTTTTTCTCGTTCtttcacatacactcacatgtATATTTGTCCCTTTATAAATGTGAGGACATACTGGATTCCCAAGCCTTTAATCCTAACTATGATAACCACTTAGTTCTTTGCCAGATGCATCTTTTCACCATTGTGGCTTAACTCACATAGAGGCACCTTGACCAAAGAGAAGAAATCATGGTAGCACTTTACCATCAGTACTCTAGTACTGTTTTGGAACTGGAGAAGGCCTTTCAAAATGTTTGCATTAAACTATCAAATTATGTCACAGTCCAAATAATCACATCTCTACCACACCTACACCAACAAATGCTCTTGTATTGGCACAAATGTGTATCTGTAACTTTCAGAAACTACTTTTTAACTTCATGATAGATAATGAAGTACACATTTAATGTCGCAAGGATCCATAACATGCCACTTATGATTCAAAACACCTGAGGGAAATATACTCATATatttctcctgcctctcctgtAGCTCTTCTTTTGAATGTGAGCCGGAGAACAAACACTTGACTGTGTGCTCTGCATGAAACTGAGatgaaaattaatctgcatgaaaatgtctttttccagTGCCCTCCCCAACGTGATTGTGACAGTAATCACTCATGCAgagtgtgattttgtgtgtgtgtgtgtgcttcagtgtttcctgtagAAAATGTTTATAGGTTTGATGGCGTGTGTGGTTTTGGCTGTGAGAGGCAGAGTTACACCCAATTCCCATTCTAGCTTGCTATGGTTTATGCACTTTTATTGCACTAAAGAAGAACTTACTGGTAGCCAAAAACATCTAATAAACTCAAGAGAAAGCAGTGTTAACAACAGACTAGGTATTCAATATGCCACACGCTGGTGCCCAAGAATTGCATTCATAATCAGCATGcatataactgtgtgtgtgtgtgtgtgtgtgtgtgtgtgtgtgtgtgtgtgtgtgtgtgtgtgtgtgtgtgtgtgtgtgtgtgtgtgtgtgtgtgtgtgtttgtgtctaagCCCAGTGTGACAGAGGCAGAGCGACAGGTGGCCAGCCTCACATCGCCATCACATTTTTGGAGTggctgaaaagagagagaacaacaacaacacacacacaaactccaccGTAAACGAACCACAACAGGCTCTGGGCCACAGGAAGTGGTCTCCATGGTAACATGGTTCTACATCCTGCTTGGCTGTTGTAAAGCAAACTCGTTTACTGACGATcaagaaaacatacacacacacaaacagaaccaCATGCCTACACCGCATACATCGAAGCATGTGAACAGCCTGTGTGCACATGCTCAAGTACAGTTGATCTgcctgtatacacacacacacacacacactcagttatATTTACAATACATCACATAGTTCATGCTGGCTGTTCATATATTTGAAACTTATGCAGGTATTTGTTATGTGAACCcaggcatgtgtgcatgcatgtggttCAGAGTAAGAAAAAGTCAAGGTCGTGCTGATATATTCTGCCATCTTTGATTCACTTAATCTCTCAGCTAATATCCTTCATTGTCTCCATCTCCCTGTTTGGGCAAGCTCTTCTCAGTCTTCGGTATGTTGGTCATGGCATGCGATGAAGAGGCTATCAAATGTCTCTGGCCTGACTTTGacaccagctgcagcttcacagcacacacacagcgtgcCACTGGCACATTAGAGCCATGTGGAGGAGAGTTGAAAGGATTAGAGGTCAGTGCAGGGTGGTGTTGGTCAGCAGACCGGGAGAGTGTATTGTTGTAATGTTTGTCGGTGTTCTCCATTCAACAACTTGTGTTGCTGAATGGAGTTAAAGCGCAGTGTACATTGGCTGCAACTGTGTCAAGGCCAGATCAAGTTTCTCTCAGAGGGATGTCGTAATAAATACTGATGCGGTCACGCTGAAGGCTCAGGCAGCTTTTTGTCATTAAATATAAGGAGGAAATTGTTTCCAGACTGATTCATGTTTCCCATGTCACTCTAATCTTCCTTATAATCTGACATGAACTTTTATAAACTGAGATGGTGTAAATGTGCTCGTGTTTGACATGTTCCCCTTGacttataaaattatttttgcattCATTTGCGCAGTGCACCTGCCGTTGGAGGACAGATGAGTTGCTGCCTTTGGAGCTCTTTTAGTTGGAGTGAGGATTAGGTCTGGAGCACATGGTTATATTTAGAGCATCTTCATGATGTgcaccttttaaaaaaaaataactcagCTCTATCTGGTCTCAGTTGTCCTGTCTGCTGAGGCATTGTCTGAGCTCAGATTAAGCAAATGCGTAGAGATTCCCTCATGTTTGTAATATGAGTTATAATTGTGATATAGTGATATAATTGTTTTACAATATACTTTCTCTTTCCTATTAGTATATCACATATAAAGCCCGAGACACTAGTCTTCATTCTTTatctgattcacacacacatccacatatgCCTACCTTGGTGCTGTCCTGGCTCTGGAAGACATAGCAGGCACAGTTTGGTGTCTTTCTGACCAGGCAGCCGAAGCTGCTGGGCTCCTGGCTATTGTGAATTAGCTTAGTCACCTGGTGAGGACGACACTCaaacagcactgtgtgtgttagagggTTCCAGACTACTCCCTCTCCCAGAACGGACACACATCGCACCCATGATGCTGACACACATAGAAAAACCGTCTGATTCGAGGTAGAAGGGTCCAACTGTCCAACTCCTGGATCCTTTTCTGCAGGCCGAGACCTGCTGATCTCAGCCACCACCCAGGGCAGCATGGCCATGGTGGTGAGGTGGTGGACCGGCAGAGAACCAACCAATGTCAGTTTGTATCGtacctcctcttccacctcctcctctccctcttcctccacctttcCCCCCCATGCTGCAGTCGTCTCCCTAGCTTTGGTGAGTTTCTGAGGACATGGTGCAGATGATCTGAGATATGAAAATGATGGACATGAGTGGTGGTTTGAAGTTAGACTAGAACGGGGTTTCTCAGAGCTCTCTGGCCTGCGCGGTTCATCTCTTTTGGGCTTCACCTCAAAGTAGATTCCTTCCATGGTTTGTGTGGCCAGAGGCAGCTGTCTGCCTCCACTTTACCTGCAACACATCAGATAGAGAACAGAGACCTTTAAAAGCAATAGTTAGCAGCCACAAGCACACACTAATTCCATTTACTGTCTAACACTTCAAAGTAATATAAGCAAATATTTTGtgatgacatttattttgaactttagaattaatgttgtttaatgtatGCTCAACTTTGTCATCTATATAAAGGCAGAATATTTTTCCCCGGACATGTGAACCAGCTTTTGAGTCTTGGTGTGGTGGCCAGAGGGTCATTTAAAGGGTACTGCCAAGTGACCACCTGGTGTTTACCCAACCAGAAAAGCATGACTTGACTACTGACCTAGACTTTTAGTCTCAAGGACACGCAAACGAACGCCTGACATGTCAAGTATGAGGATCACATTTGGTCActagtgtgtgtcagagagagaggagagacagaggtcCAGCTGACGTCCCCTGCCCTACATaatcaacaaacaaaactcACATTATCATCACTGATAGACGGAGGTGTGGCAGGAAGGAATATTTGCATGAGAAACGAGTGGGGAACGGTACATGCACTTACGTCAGTGCATTATAATAGCGGGACGAGATGTAAATGTTCATAGCGATTAACATTATAAGCCCTATAGAACCAAAACGACCACGTTACGTTATTATTGAATAATAAAGTGGCTGCTTACGTACCTTATGCTTGACCTTGCAATATAAATAAATCCCCAACTTAAATCAGCCGGCACAGTGCAGCATGCAATATAGGTCGGTGTTCTACACCAGAACAGTACACGGAAGTGAAAACTAGATTTGATTTCCAAAGAGCGCAGCCCCACGAGACTCATTTTGTACCGGTTATCGTAATTTTACGCACGGAAGAAGTTATTTTTACGCACGAGGTTGCGCACGCAGCAACGCCAGTGCGTTTAGTGTGCGCTACTCCCAAAGTGCACAGTAAATAATTTAACCTTTTAAACGTTATTCCAGCTTCTCCTTATGTTTACGAAGCCTTCTTACCTGTTCACACTTAGTCCTATCCGGTGCGTTACGGCGGTAGAACTGTAACGAAGATGAGCTTGTGGTGTTATAGCtactacagagagagacagaggcagtgaGCTCCACTGAGCCCTGGCTCTCTCCAGTTGGAGTTAAATATAGAAAGCGACGCCGACCCTACGTCCCTGCTCTCTTCTCTATGCTCAGATGGGGCATGACAAGTGCATGCTGCATGCATGCGCTGCCGGAGGATGCGGGGGCGACGTATCTGCACGGTGcttgtgtaaatgtatgtatctatgtgtgtgtctctttctgtgtttttgtatggtgtgtgtgtgtgtgtgtgtgtgtgtgtgtgtgtgaatcattGTGGGGACATTTTTGGCCAATCCGTACAACTTCAAAGGGCTGCTGAGGGTTAGGTGTAGAACTAGGTTTAGGTCTGGGTTagggtgatgtttttttttcagtaatgatggttaaggttaggggctGTGCCAGTCAATGTCCTCACAACTAAGAAATACCAacgaacgtgtgtgtgtgtgttcctgcttcACCCACATTTGCATCCATGTGCACTGTTAGAAGAGGTTTTTTTATTGAGTGAAATGGTCTTTTCAGAACAGTATTTTAGAATACAGGCACACGAGGAAAGGTGAGCTGCTACTTTCACATTTCAAGAGAAGTCAGGCAACTTCGCATAAATACTGGGGAGTAAAAGCTTGTTAGAGGTGTGTACTAACTTTGTGGTGAAGTCCCTTTGACTTGTAACAACCATTCATAGCAAGTAATGACAGGTGGATGCATTTTACAAATCAATGTGCGATATCGCCACTTGGTGGTGCTCTAAGCTCTTTGGCTTGGTCATTTCACCAAATAGCAACTTTGCAATGCCAGGTTCTGGACATCTGGTATTGATTTAAAACAATATAGAAATATTCTGCTGCCACGTTCAGTGTTATACCTCACTATTAACTAAGATATTACACATTCAAAGTTTAATCTGAGTTTACATCCATTTAAGTTACAGTAGGAATATCACTTTCAGCAATTCTCACCTAAACTCTCCTGTAACTCTTCACGTTAGCAGCCTTGCAGTTGATGCTGAAGCACAGTGTGGAATGCATAATCTTAAATACAAGTGAACATACAGCAATCTGTGTATCTAACACTCCGTCAGGAAGCAGGAATGATTGTGGCTGCAGAATGATAAACGGAATACAAATCATGTAGCTGTGACGACTGCTGGATGTAACACTGGCACTGGACCCAAAAACGTAGCAATGGCTTAACAAGGTTAGCAGCTGTTATTAACTTTGCagattattaaaattaaaacagattCATCAGAAGGCAACAGTATGGCATCCAGCCCTCTTACTGGTCCaactagcaaaaaaaaaaaaacagtggtagAACAGTAATTTATGTAgttataaaatgaaattaaaccaGTATTAAAACAAGCATCCCTTCTGGAGTAATTAAGACATTGTGTGAAATGCTGGTCAGAGATATTAGCCACAACTAGTCCTGTTTGTCTAATCAGTGCTACTCTGGCTTAGGCTGCAGCTTATTCTTCTGTGGCTCGAAGAAGTTTTCAATGATGGCATCAACCAAGTCGTCCAGTTCCTTCTTCAGCTGTGCCACATCACTGTTAAGAGacgcagagagagggaaggaaaatataaaatgaaaaaaaaaaaaaacgaagtaACTGTGGTGAAATAACTAGGGTTTCCATTTACAGTTATGAAATCTAGTGCTGAGACAATTatgatcaaaagaaaatttgCTATTTTGAAAAACTATTAAGTgatctttttaaagaaaaatgtaacaGTTTTTTGTCCCAGTGTGAGTATATGCTGCTTTTCTATATTTAATTTCATGCATTTCATAATAAACTGATTATCTTAGGGTTTGGGACTGTtgatcaaacaaaagaaaacatgcaaatcaacttgggctttaggaaactgtgattttttttttttagtataaaTGATTAGTCAATACAATAACCAACAGATTAATTGATAGTGAAGCCGTGCAGACATTTGTCACTTGATGAGCAGTGACCTACCTGTTACCAGGAGCAGCACAGAGTTCAGTGTAATATTTGATTTTTGGCTCTGTGCCACTGGTTCTCATTGTGGCCACACCCCCGTTAGAGAAGGTAAAGGTGATCATCTGACTGGAACTGGAGGTGGGAAGAACCtgggagatgagaggaaagagtGGCCGATGGACAAACAAAATGGAAGAAGGAAGAGTAGCTGTCATTTGGAGGAAAGCACCTTCACAATCATTAAAGCTTTGCTAATTTCTTACATTTATAATGTCTGCAAATATAATCCATCCcttctttgtttcctgtttctatGTCAACAGTCTAATAAAGGCAAAAACATCtctcacataaaacaaacaacataaccTCTTGCTGTACATAACAAATGTTTGACAAAACTGGATGGCTGGGCAACAACAAAAGGGAACATAGCATGTAGAGGTGCTCTGGGTGGATACATGTGCGAGTTTGCGCACTTACAGCTTTCTTGTCAGGTTGGTTGCTGTCGTAGCCGGTGGTCAGGTCTCGTacagcagagatggagaagcGGCCACATTCGGTGGGATAAGAGTCCTTCTGGCCACCGAAGTTGCGCAGGCGCTCGAACAAGCTGCGGATCACATCCTGGTCATGGCAGATGAAGTAGGAGTTCTTACTGATGTGGTAACCATACCTGAGAATGAGGAGTGGAGAGATTAGAGTGAAGTCAAACTGTGCAGTTTCAGTCTTATAcatcttagtgtgtgtgtgtgtgtgtgtgtgtgtgtgtgtgtgtgtgtgtgtgtctgtgtgtgtctgtgtgtgtcctactGTTCATAGATTGTAGAGAGCTGTTGGGACAGGCTGGTGTTTTTTGTGGCCAGATAGGAAATCATCTCTCCTGCTATAGCTGCAGCACTCACTCCATCCTTGTCCAATACAGAGGGACTACACATATACCCTgcaacatacacatacacacacacacacagttcatctCTGGTATATGTAAACCTCTGGCTGCTGTAGTCTCTTGCGTGCAAAGGCAAGTGATTCCAATTACAGCAGCTTAATCATGTTATATGGGAATGCTCTAAACTATGTgatgttgtatgtgtgtgactgagtgagcAACAGTCATGTTAACCACAAACAACCTTTGACCCAGTGCATGGTGTTTGGTTGCGGGCATGGCTCAAAAACTGCAAACAACTGAGACCAAGGTCCTCCGTTGACACAAGActgatgttttaatgtttttggcTGACTTTAATGAGTGAGGTTTTCCTTTAACAGGTAACCAAAACTGTAtaacaaaatttaaaattaaaaaaaaaaaaaaaaaaaaaaaaaaaaaaaaaagaagagagaagagaaaaagatgttGGCTGCTACATGCTTCAGTCTGCTGAAGGAGGCTGCAAAGGAAACCTGAAGAGAGCTGTCTTTTGGAGGTCACCAACGAGAGCCCAAACAGGAGAAACTGTTGAGCTAAATGTCATGTTTGGTTATACCAGTTACACCTGTAGGATCAGTGGCTCCCGGTGTGATTCATTCTATACAGGTAATGCTAGTGTCTGAAAATACAGAGGAGTGTTTGAAGCGTAAAAACAGGTTATTTCAACCTCGAAGGACCGAAATATCTCATTAGTTTTGAGATTAAGGCTGTAAATTACTGGGTGTGATGCGAGCTACGCCTGAGCCCAGGTGTACACGCTCTCAGCAGCCCTCACCCCAGTTTACATCTTGTGAACTGGCAAAAGGATTCTGTTAAAACTGAATTTGCAAGTCGTCCTTGGCGGATAAATTTACTTCATGTGAATACTTTTAAGCAGATCAAATTACCATTATGTGCATTAGGCAAATCATTATGTGTACAAACCTTTATAATGTGATGCCAAAAGGTATCAAACAGGACAGTATCCCTATAATTATGCCACTGGATAACActaatttgtgtttctgtatgcgTTGTACGTGTGCATACCTATGGCCTCCTCAAAGGCAAAGAGAACAGTCTTGCCCTGGTCCAAAAGGTCTCTGGCTCTGTTCCCCATCCACTTGAAGCCTGTTAATGTTTCCTGTCCAAATAGTGGTGACAGTAAGCATGAAGTGTGGCATGAAATGTTTAATCTAGCAACATTTCCAATAGTGAAGCCTTACCTATAATAGAGTGCATTTAAATATATTCTTAATATCCATTAGAGGCACCTTCTTGCCATTTTATCTTAAAATTACAGTCCTGAGTTTGATAGTGTTACCTCAAAGTGGAAGCCCTCCTTCAGAGCGATGGCACGCAGTATCTTGGATGAGACAGTGCTCGACAGCATGTAGAggtttttcacagcagcagcgtcAGAGTTTTGCTGTTTCCAGCAGCGGAACATCCACCAACCAAGCAACGCTCCCAACTCATTACCACTGAACACTCGCCACTGTCCACTGCCAAGGAGAGACatacagagacaggcagaggttATGGAAACAAACATAAgcttaaacataaacataaacataaacataaacaaacataagCTCACCAATCTTTCCATggtataataataatgatgatgtctCTTATTCAGAGAACTACTTTTAAGGACACTGAGATCATGTTTGTGATTCAGTTTCCAGAAAtttgagggattttttttttctaaatcaacCTGAGAAGGATTTCACAATCTACAATTTCTCAAATATGACACATGATGGGTTTTTAAGGATGATTCGGATATTTAGTGGGCTTAACATATTTAAAGTTTCACTGtgtctggtaaaaaaaaatgaataaaatccaATTTCAATAAAAAGGGGGTTTAACATTTTCTTCACTTGAATTGTTTCCCACTGAGTTTGGCAACAGCCCTGATTCTAACTCAGTTTTTTAGCGACCTCAGGCAGGTTCAGGTTTACCTGGCAGGTTTAAGGACAGTGAACTGTCTGCCCAGCTCCTGAATCGAAACTTTTAAAGACTCTTTTTCAAGGGTGTAATACGTATAATGCAATTAAGGCAACAtcagatgcacacaaacacacacctctcctgCTTCTCGGCAATGGCAAGTCGATCAGCATCCGGATCATTCGCCAGAACCACAGaggctccctccctctctgccagtGCAAACGACAATGTCTGCAAAGCGCACATACAAACCTTACACCTTCAACCACAACACAGCATCTACTGTACTTATGCCTGAACGTGATGACTGTTGGCATCATTGTGTGAATGTTGAGTACATACCAggactccctctccctcctcaggATTGGGATATTTGACGGTGGGGAATTCGGGGTCTGGATCTTTCTGTTCCTCTACAGCGTATGGAGGGTGAAGGTCAAATGCCTTGAAAGCTGACTGGACAAACGCATGGCCAACACCGTGCACAGATGTATGCACAATTTTCACCTCTGAACTCTTGTTTATGTCCCTGTGGAGACAGAAGCTAAGGTCACAACATGTGGGTTCTTCTCTAATACACTTCAACTCTGTAGTGTTGTATATCCTGATATGGCCTAAAATCACTGACACATGCTGATTAGAATCACCTAATGAACACAGATTCAAATGTTTAATGTGACATATGCTGCTGAATAGGTAGTTTTATTTGTGGGGCACCTGTGATGGCAGTGTTTCTGGATGGCTTTAAAGTATTGCGTGTGGATGTCCTGGAAGGGGTCTTTGAGCAAGGGGCTCTTCAGAGCCTCCTCTGCATTCCAGGACTCAGGCCAAGGCTCCAGGTTGTCCTCTATGGCCTTGGAAATTCCTTTGTCATGAGGAGAAACAATCTGGGCACCATTCTCCCAGTAAACCTGAGAACGAGACAGATACAATAAGACCTAATGAATCACATAAGCTTATCAGCAACCTTCACATTTTAATCATCGCCAAGAACGACTTTcacccaaaaaaataaagataacaGCAAATGGTAACTACAAGAAAAGCGTTACCTTGTAGCCGTTGTCCTGTTTGGGGTTGTGAGAGGCAGTTACCATGATACCAGCACACAGACCCAGGTGGGAAACTGTGaaaggctgcagagagaaagacagcaacATATTACTTTTCAGAACACTAAAATACTGTACTGGAATATACTCTCACTGGCCATGTACACTGACAAACATGAACGTGCAGATGTCTGGAGGTAGTTACTAGTAATTAAGGGGCAGttccagaaaaataaaatctcaatGCATGTAGATCACTTCAGTCTGTGAGCCAACATTAATTACTTTGATGGTgaataaaagcagcagatttGCACCACCTCTCCATTTTTCTTATCAATGTCTGCTCATGGAAGCACAACCTTTGCTGGGTggttctgtgtttaaaaattccGGACAATAAACTTCTGTAAGGATTCATACCTAAAGAGGTTATCACTATCACTTGactatacagtatatgcatgtGAAGTATAGACACAAAGTCATGTGAAAGGCACCTTCACAGGTCTTAAACTGAGGTTAACCCAGTGAATCATATGCATATTATGTAACATGCAGCATGCAAAGGGGAAGTGAGCTTTTTGAATGGAATTTGCCCTGCAGCCTCTGCCCCACTGTCACCCACCCCACTAACAAACATGACACCAGACAAACTGATCTGACATTATATTTgacatttggtattttggatTTATTTACCCCACAATGATAATTAAAGCaggttttaaatgtaaacaataaaatgatATCTCTGTTTTAAAGAGGGCTTTCATCATCCGTGTCTGTGTCTtgcaatgaggaaaaaaaatccaaataaggAAATAAGAGAAGTTCAAGTGATTACCACAAACGGTGTAGGGGTGATGTCAGAGAAGAGGTGGACAGGAACCCCTCGgctgatgaaaacagctgcagccaGGCTGGCAAAACGCTTGCTGCTGCCCCCACTGGGAGGGTGCGCCCGGGCATCATAACCAATCACCACCCCCCTCTCCTTTAGGTTCCCAAAACTTGCCTCCAGGTAGCAACAGAAACCCTGTGAGGGAGGAAaacatttagcaacagcaacaaGAAGCTGGTAAGAAAAGCAGCTGCACAGGCATCCTAAAATGATGGTGGCACGTGAGCTTTGCAGTCAGCCATGAGAGTTTGGGGATAACTAAAGTAGTTATCTATTAACGGACCTGTGTGGTCTGGATGATGGTGAGGTCATTCATACAGGAAATGCCGGGGCCCATGGCTGCTCTCAGACCTGCTGTACCAAACTCCATCctggaggagaaacattttttcagagCCTCCACTGCTCCCTCCTTCACCAGGTCCTGCACCATAGATGCTGTTTTGACGTTCTGGGgaagaaaagtacagaaataaactcaaaatatttagtttactatcatagaagacaaagaaaaatagCAACTactcacatttgagaggctggaatttcagcagttttacttatttagttttaaaaagACAATCCATGATCAGAATGTTTTTTCATAGAGTTTAGGAACATTGATGTTACTTTATCAACTGTGGTTCACTTTGTTGTTAATGAatgatgtgtgtattttcaaaataaaagaaagactTTACAAAATATTCCCTCTGGTTAGAAATGTCACTCATAAAGTGGGTCCACGTGATTCCTCTTGTTCAGATGGAGCACTGAGAAAAACTGCCCTAATGCAATTATCTCAAGACTAATGAATCTAATGAATCTGATTGGTGGCATCCCATGTCTGTTTAAGGCCATGAATGACTCCGTTTGTGTTGGTCAGATTGCCGGATGTATGTTAGTCTGATTAAACGTGTGtacctgtgttttattataatGTGACTGagctttttctttgtgaaattACTATTTATCAGTGTAACATGATGTATTTGCAATTTGATGTATTAAGTATTAATATTTCCCTCCATAGTAATTACTTAAATCTATACGAAGAGAGGGTAATGCTTTATTTCACAGGTCTGTTACTTTCCTCGGAAGTTTCCTCTGAAGATCTTTGTTATTTGGTAATTATAAGGCAAAAACggaacttcccttgaagaactGCTCCACTTTCACCCCAGTTTAACGTTCATTCATTACTCTTTAATTATTAAAAGCTTTACTCTCTATAAGGTGTATTGTTCGCTTGCCAgtggaaaacaattacattaaAAGTGAACAACTTATGTGACGACAGgtaacattttgtgtttttagctgACAGCACAGGACTGACACAGCACACTGAGCTAGCTCGCTAGCAGCTGTCAGCTTACCTTGTCATACTGCAGCCACTGCCTGACAGCCTGGTCCAGCTCGCTGTCACCGGTAATGGACGAACCGTTTTCCATCCCTCTTCTTTGCCCGACTTCAGAGACTGTCCGGCTCACTATCTGTGGTCATACGAGGTGAACACGCTCACCCTGAAGCCTCTTCCCAACAAGATGCGGAAAATCCAGCACCGGATCTGTCGGCGGGCGTTCGGACGTCCACGGTGTGGGGCGGGGCGACGTAATGCGTCACGAGTTTCTCATCTGATGCCTTCACGGGCCGCCGCAAATGTGGTAATTACTGGGTAACGAGGCCTTCACTGACAGTTCCAACAAGTGGAAAAAGCTACAGAGAGAAAGCGGGAGTCTTTTAGAGTTGTTGAGAAAATATTAAAGTACAACCAATGTagttttactttattatttccattttatgctacttaaTGCCTCTACTCCACCACAGAGTAAAATATTGTTtctagattttatttttacaaaagtCACTATAACTTTCAGTTTTAACTATGCAACAGAACAGTTGTTTGCAAAAGTTTTGGCACCTGTGACCAAATAACGTTTGGTTgatttttgaggtgaaaagaCGTTAAAATTagctttttcatttacatgACTTTTACAACAGAGAATACGATGTGAATTATCATTGAAAGGTTAAAAGTTGTAAATAAAAGCCCAGAAGTTGGAGACAAAGCACACAACTGATGAAACTGATTTCTCTTactcagagcagatttaagttttatttttttaccccCCAGAGGCTTTGGGTAACCAGTATCCATGTTATCAAGGTTCTGTCTTATGTTCTTTCATTGTCTGTTATTAATGTTTAATCATGTTATAACCACAACAAATACGAAAAATAACTGAATTT is a window of Toxotes jaculatrix isolate fToxJac2 chromosome 4, fToxJac2.pri, whole genome shotgun sequence DNA encoding:
- the pgm2 gene encoding phosphoglucomutase-2; this encodes MENGSSITGDSELDQAVRQWLQYDKNVKTASMVQDLVKEGAVEALKKCFSSRMEFGTAGLRAAMGPGISCMNDLTIIQTTQGFCCYLEASFGNLKERGVVIGYDARAHPPSGGSSKRFASLAAAVFISRGVPVHLFSDITPTPFVPFTVSHLGLCAGIMVTASHNPKQDNGYKVYWENGAQIVSPHDKGISKAIEDNLEPWPESWNAEEALKSPLLKDPFQDIHTQYFKAIQKHCHHRDINKSSEVKIVHTSVHGVGHAFVQSAFKAFDLHPPYAVEEQKDPDPEFPTVKYPNPEEGEGVLTLSFALAEREGASVVLANDPDADRLAIAEKQESGQWRVFSGNELGALLGWWMFRCWKQQNSDAAAVKNLYMLSSTVSSKILRAIALKEGFHFEETLTGFKWMGNRARDLLDQGKTVLFAFEEAIGYMCSPSVLDKDGVSAAAIAGEMISYLATKNTSLSQQLSTIYEQYGYHISKNSYFICHDQDVIRSLFERLRNFGGQKDSYPTECGRFSISAVRDLTTGYDSNQPDKKAVLPTSSSSQMITFTFSNGGVATMRTSGTEPKIKYYTELCAAPGNSDVAQLKKELDDLVDAIIENFFEPQKNKLQPKPE